GAAAAATCCAGAGCTGCCACGGCCACTCTGGCCTCAGAAAACCCTCCCTTCTCCATCTCATCACCTACAAACAGTGAACAAAGGCAAGCTTAGGACGCATTTCATCAAACTGGTGATCAAGCTGGGCCTCTACAGAAGCAGCTGTGTTGCTCAGCACGATATCTGGACTATAGCCAGGTCTCCATAGGAACTAGGAGAAGGTTGCTGGTTTTTGTGACCTTATAAACCAGTCCGGCACCAGCTCACAGGCTGGATAGTGCACTTGGTCTCGGCAAAGGCACCTTTTAAGAAAGTTTGATCTGTTTTTAAGTAGCTCTCTCTGTGGGATAGTGTTGTCCTTTGCAGTGGATTTAAAACATGGCTATTAATTAGTTAGCCAACACAGATGAATTAAATGAGAAGCATCAGAATACTGTGATAACGGTTAATGCACACTTTCCTGTAAGCCTTTTCCACTAGAACCTGACATAACAGTCCTTGTAACAACTGTAAACTGAGTACTGTGCGATAGTAGTAACAGGGAAATAGTTTTATTaagttaattttaatttcatgtaAATGAAAAACCCTTTAGTACTAGATTGGAGCTAGAAGACAAGTCATCTGAGATGGTTTATTGCCCTCTGGTGGAAACAAAGTTAAACTGCATACTGTAAGTCTCAGTTGATACACAGCATGAAGTTATTTTGTTGAGATGATGATATCTCATTGGCTTTGCTTTGAAGGAACTGCAGACTCGATCTAACACCACGCTGCTGCTAAGCAGACCTGTTCCTTGCCACTAATGAAACAGCTGTTGTAGGCATCATGGAGTTGATTGACAGCTGTCACATCTTATGCACGTGCACATCTGGAGTGTACTACTGCAGATGCCTGTTTTATTGCAATTCACAACTGAATTTTATAAGACAAACTGTTTTAAATGCTTATTAACCAAAGGCAATTAGTTAAGCATAATTCATCCATGGTGATATAGCAATTTTACAAAGAAAGACTACTTTCTACTCTCTCTGGATATGGTTTTTGaattttaacctcctaagacctgaactctttcatggcatgcatttttaatttctctttactatttgggctgattgggacctgatgaacgtaaaaacaaagaattacctgatttttatttttttacctgatttttgtttttgacaaaaatgagatccacatataaggacatttgttttaaatttcgatagacaGGACATTATactatccacttacgaggacagtataatgtcctcgtaagtggatatcaggcccttgtagagcaaaatttagtattttggtctggacaacccaaaatgtgatgtccacatatgtggacgccaggtcctatgAGGTTAAGGTTGGTGAATAGTGAATGGCATGGAAGATGTTTACATCGCTGCTTCATCTGAGAACAGAAAGGTGTTCAGAGAGATGTTTCCGTCTTTgtaaaattacacaagaactaaaataaaatttccCATCAGCAGCATTTTAAACCCTGAGGTTTAGGGTATCGTCACATATAATCCTGTTTAAAAGAACCTAACTCAGTGATCTTTTCAGTAGGGGGTTTCTAATTAAATGACTGAATATAGATTATTAATATAGTTTATTAAAATCAGTTTAAACTCAACTTCCTCAAGAAGGGTAAACAAAGCAAGATGGTTTGGCAGATTGTTTTTGAGGTGCAGCTCTTTTTCAAAATGGCAATTTCATATTGACCTTGGAGGCTagattaaacttttaatgagaGCTGTCACTAAAAACCCACCCGATGCTATGAATCTTTTATAACTAAATATGAGAAGTTGATTCTGGCCTGgctcattatttttgttatatCAAATCTTTAAAGGGACCTGTTATGCTATGTACcgtctacattggctgtctctcaccctttacccatccctgttgcttgtcatgtgtttctttggtgtattaagagttttttcatgtgctatgtgcagaggtgttttttttctgttctcaaactgatctccctgttggagctcagtctggggggagttatttttttctccttatctttcctcatgtggtgcattttccattgttatacctctctgacctgtcttccccatgtgatgtttttgtgtaatgtatgtatggtcggagggtaagatggcgccgccattgggtgcaataggtcggcaaccttaacatgaaatttcccactcgtgggactaataaaggtatcttaTCTTTCTTAAAAATACTGTTACAATTGTGGATGCTCACAATAGACATAGCCAAAGtgtcaaataatgaggtcaggtTATCTGCAGGTTATGTTCCCCCGACAATCCCCACCAACAGCTGAACCCTCCCACCCCAGTGTTTCCAAtcaatcaataataataataaaaaaaggacCAGTTCTAAATTGTATCTTAACAAAGCTAAACACAAAAGAAGCTTCAGTAAAACTATTATTTCCTCTTCCAAAATCATTCCAAGTCACTTTAGGTTCACTTTATATTGCACACATAGTTGCCAATATCTGACCATCCGTAGCtccacagtttgagaaccaaCAGCTAAAAGAGTAGAatgatatatagatatagatgtAACTTTGCTTCACACAGAATGACGCACACCAGCTCACAGGGGTTATTGTTCAAAGGCTCACTTATAATTTATTAATGTTCTCGCCACACATCCGCAACAATCCTGCATCCACATTCTGAACAGATGACACTAacggaagaaaaataaataaagaaatcacaTCTTGCAACGATGTTTGTGAAATGCAATTCATGGCAATGTGCGAACTGTCAAATCTATATTCATCTTTTCTTGAATACACTGGAATTTGACTGGCCTGTCTGACAAAAATACTCAGGATTTACAGCATCGTCTCGAAGGACTCCAACGTCTGGGAACTAATAATCCTTTCTGATAGCAGCAAATCAATTGATTATCTCACTCCTCAACAATTCTGCAAGATCACAGGGAGTAATAGATTTAAAGTTGTTGCATTTTCATCTTTGGTGGTTAGGCCTTCATTAAAGTACATATTTTCTGCATTAGTGTTTTAGTCATAGGGATCAAATTAGCCTTAAAAAAATACTTCATGTCCAATAACTCTAATTACATTACattgacaaataaaataaaataaaatggaaaaaaaaaatcagcaactTCTCCCAATCTTAAAGATGAACTTCCAGTTATCAATATAGTGTCGTGTAAACCATTGCCACCACAGACCTCAGTAGGGAGCTGGCTAAACAAGTGTTAACACTGCAAGAAATACTGAGACAAGGATTAGTGTTTGATTCTTCAAATTGATGTCAGTTACAGAGCTGGCACTGAACTGGGATCAAATCCAAGTCGGGACAATATCAGAGTGACAGGCTGAAGAGAGGTGGGGGTGGGGTAGGGCTGTGGGTGGGGGCGGGATGGAGTCATTTAATAAACATCGGAGTgcttgtgtttcattgtgtttgtgtgtgcagatgtaagCATATGTGTCACGAGTTCTGTGCCCACTGCTtcagagaaggaaagaaagaaagaaaaaaaaaaaaggatttttgtGAGAAGCACAAGGCTCAGGGGGGGAGGTTATGGCCACAGGGAGAAGAGAGAGCACCAGGCTCTTTTGTTGTTCTCTGCTCTTGGTCGTGTCAGTAGTCCAGCTGTTAGCCACAGGTCAGTGGAGTGAGACACTATGCCAGGGAGCGCTGACGAGGTTTGATTCTAGGATAGAgctacaaagaaaacaacaggaGAAATGATTTATTATTACATATTTAGTCACTGAAATCTTTGATGAATTCTTGTTTTGCAATGGTACATGTAAGTGGCATCTAACTAAAAAGTCAAAGAGTCAATCAGCTCGAGGGtaaattttcatttttgccAAGTTAAACAAACTTAAATTTGGATAACAAAGCTGAaatttgattgaaaaaaaaattgaaagggGGGTGGGAGGAGTGACGTTTACCCCCAGCAGGTTGCGGGGAACATAGCCCTCATTGTCCTCGAGTCGTGCCCACCACCACTCCGTTTCGCTGTCGTCTTGTCGTTGCAGGGTGGTGATGGCGTCCCCCTCACTGAACGACAGCTCGTCCGGATTTTGGGCTTCATAATTCCACAGAGCGTACACCGTCCCCTTGTTCATTACGCCCAGCTTCTCCTGAACACCTGCATGTAAGAGAATCCAAACAAACAGTTAGTATAATTTACAGTTCAGGATACAATCAGGATATTTAAGTATAATCTTACATTTGctacattatttttattacagcCTCAGCAATTGAACTCAAAGGAGTGTGATGTTTCTCACCATATAGAAACTGGGAACACTGGAGGTAGCCCTCTTCCATTTCCTCGCATTTATCCGCAGCAGTCTCCACATCGCTAATGGTGCTAGCAAAGATGGCGGCCCCTGACTCGACCAACAACTTACAGAGATGAACACTGTTGCAGGAGGCTGCACAGTGAAGAGGAGTCCTGTTGAAGTGcacacaaacaggaaatatggATACAACAGGTCACGTAAACCTTCAAATTCTGCGTcatcatcctgttttccttatGAGGACTCACCATCCATCACTGTCAGCAGCATTGACGTTCACTCCAAAATCCAGCAGGAACTTGACTATGTGGTGATGTCCCGCGCACACTGCGTTGTGCAGGGGTGTGATGCCCTCGTCGTTGGGAGTGCTGGGATTCTCCACCTGGAAAAAGGAAGGACCGGGACAAAAAAAGATGAGTGCTTAAACTacattcacatataaaacaaattaaagtcTATAAATAGAATCAGAACACACCTCATAGATGATCCTCTGGACCAGGTCAAATTCTCCCTCCAACGAGGCGTCCAGCAGGAGagccagagggttaaacttcaCTCTGAAGCCATGACCAATGCGGTCagagtttggtttttttaggtTTGTTCGCTTCTCCTGTGATAATAGAGAGGAGGGATGAGCCTTTGAAtcacttttatttctttgaataaaagtctgtgtatgtgtgtctctcaCCAGTGGTTGTGAGACCCCTGTGCCACTCTCTTCTGGAGTGGTGACCTCCGGCACAGGGCTGGGCAGCGCCACTTCGGAGCCTCCCacgttgttgttgctgttgtccTCCGATCCCTCGGCTTCAGCGGGATCCACGTGTCCTTCTTTTGGTGAGGCCACCGGCTCGTTGTCATTAGCATCAGTAGTGGCAGGGGGAGCGTCAGAGCCCGGCTCCTCTTTGCCTGGTGTTGGCGCTAGCGGAGTTTCTGAGAGGAGATTCCCATTGTCTGTATCAGCCAGAGGGTCACCTCCCAGGTATACAGGAGGATTACTTGGTTGATAAAATGGTGTTCCATTACCTGCACCACTCCCACCTCCAGATCCACCAACTCCATTTCCCTCTATGCCTCCTGCAAGAGTGTTAAATCTCTGGTAGAGCAGTTTCTGGATGTTGGGTCCGCTGGGACCCTCTGGTTCTGTGATGGAGCTGCGCTTCTTCAGTGGTCTCGGAGCGTTGGCCAGCTTTTTACGGAGCACTTCGAGGTCAGCGTCGCTTTGGTAGCGCAGCGGGGAATGTACCATTGGCGTCAGCTTGGTTGGGCTGAGTGGCCGTGGTATGTTCTCCAcactgggaggaggtgctgacGGCTCAAGGTGCTGGAAGCTCTCATGATCGTCATATTCTCCGTCTAATGTGTCCTCACCACTGGGTTGGCCTTGGAGCAATGGGAAGGCCCCTCCTGACTGACCAAAAGGCAGAGGCGAGGGAGGCGTCGAGCTGGAGGGGAGAACAGGCTTCCCGTATACTAAGAGAGAGCAGACATGGTAGAGTTAAGGTTGAGGGCATTGATGCCATCATTACTTTCATTATTAATTcactttttcattttgcttATAATAAACAAGAGTTGGCAGTCTGAAATGCCAAAGTTAAAATTGTCTATCATATATCCTCAGAGTTTGCGTCGCCCCTAaaattccttttattttttcacacttGAAAACTTAAAAGAATTTGATTTATATGATATAAGTATATCATCACATTTCAGACTGCAACTAACTAAATATTCTCAATTTCTGGGCAAAAGATTCATAGAAAACTGTCCCAAAATCTCAGTTCTTACCTGCTTTAATAGCAGGCTTTAGTGGCTGGCTCTTTGGCGCCAACTGCTGGAGGTACATGTGATAGATGGAGCTAGAGTTCACGGTAGGTGGGCCCTTTCGGGGAGACTGAGGCCGTGATCCTCTGTCTGGGATGAAGGGACGCACTGCCACAGCTGGCGGAGGATCCAGTCGTTCACTCATTCCAGAAGGAAAGAGCGGTGCATTAGGCTGGAAGGTGGGGCTCGGTGGCACTGAAATACGCTGCTGGATCTGCTGGGAGGACGAGCCTGTGGCGGGGGGCACGCGGGGCCAAGCGGGAGCTGGTGGGTTTGGGAGTGGGCGAGGTGGGGGAGGTGCATCTTTACGGCGCTCCAAAGAGCTGGCTGAGTTTGCGGAGGTGAGGTGGGATCCGTATGGTGGTGGCTGCGGCTTGTTGATGGCTGGGGAGGACACAGCCATTTTGGAGTCTAGCACCTGTGAAGAAGCATACAGGCATTTATCATTAAAACAGCTGTtatatgcagaaaaaaatgacagagtcACTCCTTCCCACTGAATAAAAATCCATCTTCAGCAGCCAATTTTCCGTATGTGCAACTGGTATCATACAGGCCTAGGAGGTTGCCTTGGTTACCCATAATTTGCATGAAACATGCCGACCCATCTCAAAAATGAGCCATTTTGGTCTCcaagctgtatagaaactcaaTAAAGTGCAATGCAGATGAAAAGCAGAGAACATTCGCTTTCAAAGTAAAGGTTGTGCCTTATAACTGAAGCTAACAtgtttcaaaaaatgttttttattttaaagacaaaTGCTCTCCATTTTCGGTTCCATTTCCTTTCAATGAAAAGAGTTTAGAAGGACGTACCTTTTCTGCACTTGGAGCACCGGGGGAGCCTGAGGGAGCACTTTTGCCCTGGGTATCAGTCCCTGAGTCTCTTCTCTCAGGAGGTTTTAGAGTTGCACTGGGCTTGCCTAGAGTAGGCCAACCAGTTTCATTAGCTATGGCATAAACAGGGCACAGTTAGTGGagagcaaaagaaagaaaagatcaCACAAATGACTTGTGCCGTCTTAAATGGCAGCTTTTTCTTATGACTAAGTGCACTGTGTGGAATATTAGTGATGACATTTCAAGACCACTAATAAATATAATGTTGGAAACACATAAAACAACTATACTGTTTTGACCGGTATCAACTGGAGAggtcaggattttttttttagatgccCATCCTATTAACCAGACACAATAAATAAACCAAGAGCTCGCTTTATGTTACATTTATGTCCATCACTGATAACAAATAGACATCGATCCAAGGAGAAGATCTTTCCCATGAGCTCCCCCACTCTCACACATCAGAAGGgagattttctttatttcttttaaaagtacaaactgcatcaaattaaatgtTTCAAGAGGCGCCGCTGATCAATAGGATCAAAATCCCGAGCCTTCACATTAGGTAGAGGAAGGAATTTATGCATATTAGTATGTTGCTGATTTTAGTCACGTAGTGTTTAACTTAGTAACTATTATTGGTAACTACAATGAAAGTTAAGATGATTTGTCTAATAACAGAGAATAATAACTGCAGAAAATgtgaaactaaaaagaaaatatgtaaaattaaaaataaataaataaaaaatagtaaTTTCAAACAGAAAGGACAGcgtgaaaggaaagaaaaagatgacaaaaaacaacagaaataagTGCTGCACACACAGAAATTATAATAACCGTCACAATCTGTCACACAGCAATAATGCTGGTGAGTGATGTGTTAAAGATGTAAATAAGTGCTATCATATATTAGTAGACCAGAGATTTTGACTTGTTATAGTAGGAAAGAACAGGTAGAAGAAACTTTGTCAAAAATCATTCCATCAGCTGTGATTGTAATCCACAAGAGTGTGTAAACATGCATAACGATAAAGCCATTGAACTGGCACACCTAAAACAAATGCACTAGTTTTAATGTTATAAATCACAGCTGTGCTTTTCCTGCTATAACAAACCAAAATgttttacaatgaaaaaaaagtctaaacaGTAACAATAAGGCAACACTATCCAGAGTCTAAAAGGGAAAAATCTGGGTCTGGTTCCTCACAGATTAATAGGAGTGACACTTAAAGAGTGAATCCTATGATATTTTAACATGCACAGGTTAAATTCCTCGTGCATGTAAAGCGTTTGACAGCTAAAAGTGACTCTCACAGCTTAGCTGTTGTGAGAGTTTGGCATGAAGGTTAAGGTGGCTGCAGGCCTGGGAATGAGGTGAAGTTAGAACAAAGCCACGATATTATGGACTGCTTTACATGTTAAACTTACGAGGCACTCAACTCAGCGAACCTTCTCAGAAGTGTATGAGAACACACAGGACCAGCAGCGCTTTGCCATCAGTCATGTGAAGCATGATATCAGCTACAATCAACAGCACCAACTTCGTGCAGCTTATGCTTTTACACAGCACCCCAGTACTTTCAAGTCACTGGCAAATCCACAGAGGAATCTTAATGACCAGTCAGTGATTTATGGATTCAGCCTGAGACAGTTGGAGCAATTTACccatcacagcagtgagtgaTTAGAGTGTAGGTGGCTCATGGTGTGACTGGGGAGAGTTCTTAAATACTCAATTAGTCCACGCAATAAGAAACTCGATTAGATGGAATCAAAATTGTATGATGGATTACAATGCTGTAATatggagggagaaaaaaagaaatctgggGCATGCTGTGGATCCTGTGCTACAATCAAGACAAGGTTCTGAAGGTGCCATCCTTTTGCTTATGCAGCGCTGTGCACTCACGGGACGTGCCGTCAGAGCCAGTGGAGGCTCCAGGGCCCGGGTGTGATTCTGGAAGGGACGGGGGAACCGGGTCCACAACGATGTCTAAATCAGACACTTTCCAAGGGCCGGGAGGCTTTCGCACACCGTCTGCCCCAAGAAGAGTCATCCCCCACCCAACCCCCACACCCAGTGAGACAGACATCACAAAGACAAGACAGGATAGACATGAAAGAGAGACGGAGAGACAAGGAAGGGAAATACAGGTTACACAACACAGGAGAAGAGTGAGGTTAGAGAGGAAGGGAGGAACGAAAAGCAATCACAGAAATCAAGCCCAGGTGGAGAATCAACTGAGATGTCAGGTAGGAAGGAATCAGTTCAGGCAGAGGAAGGAACTTCAGCAGCATGCAGAAAGTGTTCAATGTGTAGCTGGAAATGCTGGATTTATGATCCATCTGAACAGAACCTTGGATGATAGGACAGTATCAGAAACCTCCAAAGTCTGAAATCAGTGATCTCACTTTCAGACATTCATGCCTTCGTTGACCAGCTGGCTCtacaacagcggtccccaaccttttttgtgccacggtccgacaatattttcatggaacggcctttaaggtgtcgcggataaatacaacaaaataaaaccagtaccagtaccaaaagagaagatttattcataacacatggggaaaaaacccagggaaaccaagttgacaataaaaacgattaaaaaaaataattctaaaaaccaataaaaaccctgaaaagcattaatttcacacccaagcctcaactctcaaggcccagtaccaaacgactcacggaccggtccaggggttggggaccgctgttctaTAGGACCTGCACTCTCAGACTACATGTACTAAACTTGtcagtgttttttaaacatttctgcattttgtaaaaaaaaaaaaaaaaaattaaaaattaaaaaaatagaaaatctcCATGTGTAAAATGTTCTGGTTTAAACAAACCTGATTTAGTGCGGCCATGGTTGGCTTGGTTATTAACACCCAGAGTCTGAGGCTTCAGTGGATCTGGTGGTATGGTGTAGCCGCCTTCCTGTCGAGCCGGTACTGGAACCTGGATATATGGCCCGACAGCAGCAACACGACCCAGAGTGCCGGGAGCTGGCTGGGGAGACGGAGGCCCATTGGCTCTATtcagctataaaaaaaaaagagaatgagAAATGTTTGAGATGTCAAAACAGTTGAAAAGCGAAAACTGTATAAAACTTTCACTACTCCAAGGGTTTTACAGCTCCTCTAAGAAGACAAATGAAAACTTTTCTTTGAGTATctataaaaactttaaaacagcatttaaatgtgttattttaaataataaaaaacccCGCAGTCTATAAGCTGATGTCTTACAGAgatagaggggaaaaaaaccccaaaaaactttCAGAAATTTCCCGCCCCCAAAAATATGTAAACAGGAGATGTTAAGGGCTCCTAGTCTTACAGGAAGGTTCTCTTTTTGACGTGCCTCAGCTTTTTTCTTGTAGAGACGCTCCCTCAGCTCACTGATGCGCTTGTCCATAAGCGTCACTTCCATATTGCGCTTGTTCAGAAGCTCCTTCTGTTGCTGCAGCTTGCTGTTTTGCTCCTGATTCAACTTGTTTCGAATCTGATAATGATGAGCGAAGACATAAACAAATGCATAGAAAGACTGGACCAAGACAATCTGCTATGACTGTAAACGTAGCGGAACTTGTAAGAGTATGCACGACATGATGCACTAATTTCAACTCTGCATTACCTGAAGCTCCTGGTACAGTTTGCGGAGCTCCAGCGCTGCAGCACCGGTTACTTGGCCACCCAGGGACGTCTGTATGCCATTCAGCTTTCCTCTCCGCAGGTCCTCTAGCTGCAGGCTAAGCTGCTCCACCCTCAGCACAGCTGCCTGCAActccgcctgcttctcctggaACAGGCTGCTAACCTGCTCGATCTCAGCCGCTGCATttaggagggaaaaaaaaaaaaaagggaaaaagatcTCGATCAGCACCAACAGACAGCTTCtttgttttggggggaaaaatacTCCAAACCATTCATCAAAAATCAAATGCtattttttattaaagaaaCGAAAAGATACTCAAGACCAAGATTTTTCAGAACTCTTATTCACCCAAAGTCAAGAGTTCTAAATATAAAGTATGCACTGATATGAGATATAAATCTTCT
The genomic region above belongs to Pelmatolapia mariae isolate MD_Pm_ZW linkage group LG15, Pm_UMD_F_2, whole genome shotgun sequence and contains:
- the ppp1r13bb gene encoding protein phosphatase 1, regulatory subunit 13Bb isoform X5; its protein translation is MMPMILTVYLSDGEQAVTEVPITPETTCRDVVEFCKEPGESGCHLAEVWRGNERAIPFEHMMYEHMQKWGPRKQEVKFFLRHEDSPTESSDQGSQQSQEQMSRRSGNTGDKHNENGVGSQRVELTLSELQEMATRQQQQIEAQQQMLVAKEQRLRYLKQQERRQQQSVSESEKLQRLKERVESQEAKLKKIRAMRGQVDYSKVINGNLSAEIEQVSSLFQEKQAELQAAVLRVEQLSLQLEDLRRGKLNGIQTSLGGQVTGAAALELRKLYQELQIRNKLNQEQNSKLQQQKELLNKRNMEVTLMDKRISELRERLYKKKAEARQKENLPLNRANGPPSPQPAPGTLGRVAAVGPYIQVPVPARQEGGYTIPPDPLKPQTLGVNNQANHGRTKSDGVRKPPGPWKVSDLDIVVDPVPPSLPESHPGPGASTGSDGTSPNETGWPTLGKPSATLKPPERRDSGTDTQGKSAPSGSPGAPSAEKVLDSKMAVSSPAINKPQPPPYGSHLTSANSASSLERRKDAPPPPRPLPNPPAPAWPRVPPATGSSSQQIQQRISVPPSPTFQPNAPLFPSGMSERLDPPPAVAVRPFIPDRGSRPQSPRKGPPTVNSSSIYHMYLQQLAPKSQPLKPAIKAVYGKPVLPSSSTPPSPLPFGQSGGAFPLLQGQPSGEDTLDGEYDDHESFQHLEPSAPPPSVENIPRPLSPTKLTPMVHSPLRYQSDADLEVLRKKLANAPRPLKKRSSITEPEGPSGPNIQKLLYQRFNTLAGGIEGNGVGGSGGGSGAGNGTPFYQPSNPPVYLGGDPLADTDNGNLLSETPLAPTPGKEEPGSDAPPATTDANDNEPVASPKEGHVDPAEAEGSEDNSNNNVGGSEVALPSPVPEVTTPEESGTGVSQPLEKRTNLKKPNSDRIGHGFRVKFNPLALLLDASLEGEFDLVQRIIYEVENPSTPNDEGITPLHNAVCAGHHHIVKFLLDFGVNVNAADSDGWTPLHCAASCNSVHLCKLLVESGAAIFASTISDVETAADKCEEMEEGYLQCSQFLYGVQEKLGVMNKGTVYALWNYEAQNPDELSFSEGDAITTLQRQDDSETEWWWARLEDNEGYVPRNLLGLYPRIKPRQRSLA